One segment of Salvelinus fontinalis isolate EN_2023a chromosome 12, ASM2944872v1, whole genome shotgun sequence DNA contains the following:
- the LOC129867576 gene encoding G-protein coupled receptor 52-like gives MNQSALTTDLVPTANSSLVDPDPNHSCPLGWGQNEGLEACVLETAVIVLLTVLIIAGNLTVIFVFHCAPLLHHYTTSYFIQTMAYADLLVGLSCLVPTLSLLHYPAGVQEPITCQVFSYVISVLKSVSMACLACISMDRYLAITKPLSYNQLVTPCRLRGCIALIWVYSCLMFLPSFFGWGKPGYHGDIFEWCAHSWPTSALFTGFVVCLLYAPAALVVCFTYFHIFRICQQHNREISERRARFPSQEMEAGEGGGSVSGGGHHTGHGPDRRYAMVLFRITSVFYILWLPYIIYFLLESSHVLDSPALSFVTTWLAISNSFCNCVIYSLSNSVFRLGMRRLSQTICSFSHCAADDRDFGEPKPRKRPKSCSI, from the coding sequence ATGAATCAGTCAGCACTGACAACAGACCTGGTACCCACTGCCAACAGCAGCCTTGTGGACCCAGATCCCAACCACTCTTGCCCCCTGGGCTGGGGCCAGAACGAAGGCCTGGAGGCCTGCGTCTTGGAGACTGCCGTCATCGTGCTACTGACAGTGCTTATCATCGCTGGAAACCTGACGGTGATCTTCGTGTTCCACTGCGCCCCCCTGCTGCACCACTACACTACCAGCTATTTCATCCAGACCATGGCCTATGCTGACCTGCTGGTAGGCCTCAGCTGCCTGGTCCCCACACTGTCCCTGCTGCACTACCCGGCCGGCGTCCAGGAGCCCATCACCTGCCAGGTCTTCAGCTACGTCATCTCGGTACTCAAGAGTGTCTCCATGGCCTGCTTGGCCTGCATCAGCATGGACCGTTACCTGGCCATCACCAAACCCCTGTCCTACAACCAGCTGGTGACGCCGTGCCGGCTCCGTGGCTGCATCGCCCTTATATGGGTCTACTCCTGCCTGATGTTCTTGCCCTCCTTCTTTGGCTGGGGCAAGCCGGGCTACCACGGAGACATCTTTGAGTGGTGCGCCCACTCCTGGCCCACCTCGGCACTCTTCACAGGCTTTGTGGTGTGCCTGCTGTACGCGCCCGCTGCTCTGGTGGTCTGCTTCACCTACTTTCATATCTTCCGCATCTGCCAGCAGCACAATCGGGAGATCAGTGAGAGGCGGGCACGCTTCCCCAGCCAGGAGATGGAGGCCGGGGAGGGAGGTGGCAGTGTCAGCGGCGGGGGGCACCACACGGGTCACGGGCCTGACCGGCGCTACGCCATGGTGCTCTTCCGCATCACCAGCGTCTTCTACATACTCTGGCTGCCCTACATCATCTATTTCCTTTTGGAGAGCTCCCACGTGCTGGACAGCCCCGCCCTGTCCTTTGTAACCACCTGGCTGGCCATCAGCAACAGCTTCTGCAACTGCGTCATCTATAGCCTGTCCAACAGTGTATTCCGCCTGGGCATGCGCCGCCTCTCGCAGACAATCTGCTCCTTCAGCCACTGTGCAGCCGACGACAGGGACTTTGGAGAACCCAAACCCAGAAAGAGGCCAAAGTCCTGCTCCATCTGA